Proteins encoded together in one Salvelinus namaycush isolate Seneca chromosome 26, SaNama_1.0, whole genome shotgun sequence window:
- the LOC120021356 gene encoding mannose-P-dolichol utilization defect 1 protein-like isoform X2, translating into MDTSELEELLSPTKEFLLTYFLPEKCYNYFFVDLNFLHAQLPQLWKVLRARSASGISWWSVLLQVYAITGPVVYCITNNIPLEAWSERLFMFMQGLAMGFLIQHYSGNTLKGIVFLLAYGGVMLLLTSPLVPEQVIPAMQASSMLAVVASRVIQAGTNYYHGNTGQLSALSVFLVFTGSLALIFTSLQETGDWSSVSTVTHVVAACLSCLLLTQVVCYRNSRTKDKTE; encoded by the exons ATGGACACGTCGGAGTTGGAGGAATTGCTGTCTCCAACTAAAGAGTTTCTACTCACATACTTTTTGCCAGAGAAATGTTACAACTACTTTTTTGTCGACTTAAACTTTCTCCACG CGCAGCTCCCTCAGCTGTGGAAGGTATTGAGGGCCAGGAGTGCATCAGGGATCAGCTGGTGGTCTGTCCTACTGCAGGTCTATGCCATCACAGGTCCTGTGGTCTACTGCATCACCAACAACATTCCCCTTGA AGCTTGGTCAGAGAGACTGTTCATGTTTATGCAGGGTTTGGCCATGGGCTTCCTCATCCAACACTACAGTGGTAACACCCTCAAAG GTATAGTATTCCTCTTGGCCTACGGTGGTGTTATGTTGCTCCTGACCTCTCCTCTGGTCCCTGAACAGGTCATCCCTGCGATGCAGGCCTCCAGCATGCTGGCTGTTGTTGCTAGCCGG GTGATCCAGGCAGGGACTAACTACTACCATGGCAACACGGGCCAGCTGTCAGCTCTGTCTGTGTTCCTGGTCTTCACTGGCTCCCTGGCTCTTATCTTCACCTCTCTACAG GAAACTGGAGACTGGAGCTCTGTCTCTACTGTGACCCATGTAGTGGCTGCCTGTCTCAGCTGCCTGCTCCTGACCCAGGTGGTTTGTTACAGGAATAGCCGTACTAAAGACAAGACAGAGTAG
- the LOC120021356 gene encoding mannose-P-dolichol utilization defect 1 protein-like isoform X3, translated as MDTSELEELLSPTKEFLLTYFLPEKCYNYFFVDLNFLHVPCWKIVLSKTVGVWIILGTVMAQLPQLWKVLRARSASGISWWSVLLQVYAITGPVVYCITNNIPLEVWPWASSSNTTVVTPSKVIPAMQASSMLAVVASRVIQAGTNYYHGNTGQLSALSVFLVFTGSLALIFTSLQETGDWSSVSTVTHVVAACLSCLLLTQVVCYRNSRTKDKTE; from the exons ATGGACACGTCGGAGTTGGAGGAATTGCTGTCTCCAACTAAAGAGTTTCTACTCACATACTTTTTGCCAGAGAAATGTTACAACTACTTTTTTGTCGACTTAAACTTTCTCCACG TGCCATGCTGGAAGATAGTTCTGAGCAAAACTGTGGGAGTGTGGATCATTCTTGGGACTGTGATGG CGCAGCTCCCTCAGCTGTGGAAGGTATTGAGGGCCAGGAGTGCATCAGGGATCAGCTGGTGGTCTGTCCTACTGCAGGTCTATGCCATCACAGGTCCTGTGGTCTACTGCATCACCAACAACATTCCCCTTGA GGTTTGGCCATGGGCTTCCTCATCCAACACTACAGTGGTAACACCCTCAAAG GTCATCCCTGCGATGCAGGCCTCCAGCATGCTGGCTGTTGTTGCTAGCCGG GTGATCCAGGCAGGGACTAACTACTACCATGGCAACACGGGCCAGCTGTCAGCTCTGTCTGTGTTCCTGGTCTTCACTGGCTCCCTGGCTCTTATCTTCACCTCTCTACAG GAAACTGGAGACTGGAGCTCTGTCTCTACTGTGACCCATGTAGTGGCTGCCTGTCTCAGCTGCCTGCTCCTGACCCAGGTGGTTTGTTACAGGAATAGCCGTACTAAAGACAAGACAGAGTAG
- the LOC120021356 gene encoding mannose-P-dolichol utilization defect 1 protein-like isoform X1 — MDTSELEELLSPTKEFLLTYFLPEKCYNYFFVDLNFLHVPCWKIVLSKTVGVWIILGTVMAQLPQLWKVLRARSASGISWWSVLLQVYAITGPVVYCITNNIPLEAWSERLFMFMQGLAMGFLIQHYSGNTLKGIVFLLAYGGVMLLLTSPLVPEQVIPAMQASSMLAVVASRVIQAGTNYYHGNTGQLSALSVFLVFTGSLALIFTSLQETGDWSSVSTVTHVVAACLSCLLLTQVVCYRNSRTKDKTE; from the exons ATGGACACGTCGGAGTTGGAGGAATTGCTGTCTCCAACTAAAGAGTTTCTACTCACATACTTTTTGCCAGAGAAATGTTACAACTACTTTTTTGTCGACTTAAACTTTCTCCACG TGCCATGCTGGAAGATAGTTCTGAGCAAAACTGTGGGAGTGTGGATCATTCTTGGGACTGTGATGG CGCAGCTCCCTCAGCTGTGGAAGGTATTGAGGGCCAGGAGTGCATCAGGGATCAGCTGGTGGTCTGTCCTACTGCAGGTCTATGCCATCACAGGTCCTGTGGTCTACTGCATCACCAACAACATTCCCCTTGA AGCTTGGTCAGAGAGACTGTTCATGTTTATGCAGGGTTTGGCCATGGGCTTCCTCATCCAACACTACAGTGGTAACACCCTCAAAG GTATAGTATTCCTCTTGGCCTACGGTGGTGTTATGTTGCTCCTGACCTCTCCTCTGGTCCCTGAACAGGTCATCCCTGCGATGCAGGCCTCCAGCATGCTGGCTGTTGTTGCTAGCCGG GTGATCCAGGCAGGGACTAACTACTACCATGGCAACACGGGCCAGCTGTCAGCTCTGTCTGTGTTCCTGGTCTTCACTGGCTCCCTGGCTCTTATCTTCACCTCTCTACAG GAAACTGGAGACTGGAGCTCTGTCTCTACTGTGACCCATGTAGTGGCTGCCTGTCTCAGCTGCCTGCTCCTGACCCAGGTGGTTTGTTACAGGAATAGCCGTACTAAAGACAAGACAGAGTAG
- the LOC120021355 gene encoding steroid hormone receptor ERR1-like: MSSRERRSDLYIKAEPSSPEGGGGGRASPGGASSDSSQSGGGGTRGDGVGRYSPPLYTPALRCHFKEEGGDGAEEGSTGSGGGRCKYALSTLPKRLCLVCGDVGSGYHYGVASCEACKAFFKRTIQGNIEYSCPASNECEITKRRRKACQACRFTKCLKVGMLKEGVRLDRVRGGRQKYKRRPEVENATYQSTPLPLRKEGEKGSSNIIVSHLLVAEPEKLFAMPDPLQPDTAQRTLTTLCDLADRELVVIIGWAKHIPGFLSLSLADQMSVLQSVWLEVLVLGVAFRSLGCEDEVVFAEDFVLDEEMSRVAGLTELNAAISQLARRFRSLQLDREEFVMLKAIALTNSDSVYIEDMEAVQKLRDLLHQTLLEMECQRHPEDPQRVGRLLLTLPLLRQTAGRALTTFYSIKTRGGVPMHKLFLEMLEAMMDSP; encoded by the exons ATGTCTTCAAGGGAGCGTCGGTCAGACCTGTACATCAAGGCAGAGCCCAGCAGtccagagggaggtggaggaggccggGCCAGCCCAGGGGGAGCCTCCTCAGACTCCTCCCAGAGTGGTGGAGGTGGGACAAGAGGAGACGGGGTTGGGCGCTACTCACCCCCTCTGTACACACCGGCCCTGCGGTGCCACTTCAAGGAGGAGGGTGGTGATGGGGCGGAGGAGGGATCCACAGGTAGCGGAGGAGGGCGGTGCAAGTATGCCCTGAGCACACTTCCCAAGAGACTGTGTTTAGTGTGTGGAGATGTAGGATCTGGCTACCACTACGGTGTAGCCTCGTGTGAAGCCTGCAAGGCCTTCTTCAAGAGAACCATCCAgg GTAACATTGAATATAGCTGTCCGGCGTCAAACGAATGTGAGATCACCAAGAGGCGCAGAAAGGCTTGCCAGGCGTGCCGCTTCACCAAGTGCCTTAAAGTAGGCATGCTGAAAGAGG GAGTCCGTCTGGACCGGgtcagaggagggagacagaagtATAAAAGGCGTCCAGAGGTGGAGAATGCGACCTACCAGAGTACCCCTCTACCGCTTAGGAAGGAAGGGGAAAAAG GCTCCTCCAACATCATCGTGTCCCACCTCCTGGTGGCAGAGCCAGAGAAACTGTTTGCCATGCCTGACCCCCTGCAGCCTGATACGGCTCAGCGCACACTCACCACCCTCTGTGACCTCGCCGACCGCGAACTGGTCGTCATCATCGGCTGGGCCAAACACATCCCCG GCTTCCTGTCGCTGTCGCTGGCAGACCAGATGTCGGTGCTGCAATCCGTATGGTTGGAGGTGCTGGTGCTGGGTGTGGCCTTCCGCTCCCTGGGCTGTGAGGATGAGGTAGTGTTCGCTGAGGACTTTGTCCTTGACGAGGAGATGTCCCGCGTGGCTGGACTGACAGAGCTCAACGCAGCCATCAGCCAGCTGGCCCGACGCTTCCGCTCCCTGCAGCTGGACCGGGAGGAGTTTGTCATGCTCAAAGCCATCGCACTCACCAACTCCG ACTCTGTGTACATAGAGGACATGGAGGCGGTGCAGAAGCTGAGGGACCTCCTCCACCAGACCCTGTTGGAGATGGAGTGCCAGCGACATCCCGAGGACCCCCAGCGGGTGGGGcgcctcctcctcaccctcccccTCCTCCGCCAGACAGCTGGTCGCGCCCTCACTACCTTCTACAGCATCAAGACCCGAGGCGGCGTGCCCATGCAcaaactcttcctagagatgCTGGAAGCCATGATGGACTCGCCCtag